A genomic window from Cupriavidus basilensis includes:
- a CDS encoding 5-formyltetrahydrofolate cyclo-ligase → MLSDDVRSPSGEPGKPDSGVPRAALRRQLLALRGALPQRPTADAGIEAALAALLERLPVHRLGFYWPIQQEFDPRGVVSRWLAGAPGRQAALPVVSRPGAPLDFHQWEPATPMVAGHYGIPVPDGTPPLLPDVLLIPCVGFSEDKFRLGYGGGFYDRTLAALAASANAPVAIGIGHEACRIALVPQEHDLPMDWVVSERGVF, encoded by the coding sequence ATGCTCAGCGACGACGTTCGCAGCCCCTCCGGCGAGCCCGGAAAGCCCGACTCCGGCGTGCCGCGAGCGGCACTGCGGCGTCAGTTGCTGGCGCTGCGCGGCGCATTGCCGCAGCGCCCCACCGCCGACGCCGGCATCGAAGCCGCGCTGGCCGCCCTGCTGGAGCGCCTGCCCGTGCATCGCCTGGGCTTCTACTGGCCGATCCAGCAGGAGTTCGACCCCCGTGGCGTGGTCTCGCGCTGGCTTGCCGGCGCCCCCGGACGGCAAGCGGCCCTGCCGGTGGTAAGCCGGCCGGGCGCGCCGCTGGATTTCCACCAGTGGGAACCGGCGACGCCAATGGTTGCCGGGCATTACGGCATTCCCGTGCCCGACGGCACGCCGCCCTTGCTGCCGGACGTACTGCTGATTCCATGTGTCGGTTTTAGCGAGGATAAGTTCCGCCTGGGCTATGGCGGCGGGTTCTACGACCGCACGCTGGCGGCGCTGGCTGCCAGCGCGAACGCGCCGGTTGCGATCGGCATCGGGCATGAGGCCTGCCGGATTGCGTTGGTGCCGCAGGAGCATGATCTGCCGATGGATTGGGTGGTTAGTGAGAGGGGGGTGTTTTGA
- a CDS encoding lytic transglycosylase domain-containing protein codes for MPKGVYPQRVAKAALAAIACAVLATPVFAQKRPQPQPQSQSPAIPGNPDDAFVALREAARKNDVARTDAISATLVDYPISSYVEYFRIKPQMFDASGLARIDAPDDQVRAFLQRYKGEAIADRMRNDWLLVLGKKRDWANFDAEYPQFVLKDDTQVECYALLSRALKGQNVAADARAALSDPRYYGEGCVDLIGYLAQSRQIEPSDVAFQARQALEQNYVTLAGRIAAAAPDARGDSNTLATVVKMARSDPSQAAAYLSANAGSLSRDEQGAGWGVVGQYAAKKLAPEAAGYYRRQMDLGGNQWLSDETQEWRVRAALRQGDWKQVRQAVELMRPELRAKDPAWTYWYGRALKADNRGAEAEKQFQSIAGQFNFYGQLASEELGNRIVLPARTQVSDAEVNAMRTRPGFLRAQKFYDLSLRFEGNREWNWELRGMTDRQLLAAADYARRIELLDRAVNTADRTQAEHDFSLRFLMPYRDIMQRATDDVGLDMAWAYGLVRQESRFIMNARSSAGAHGLMQVMPATAKWVARKIGMTDFSPAMMSDPSINIQLGTNYMSMVLTDLDSSWTLASAAYNAGPGRPKNWRSSLPRQVEGAIFAETIPFSETRTYVKNVLSNATYYAALMSGRPQSLKDRLGVVSPSQITTTSLP; via the coding sequence ATGCCGAAGGGAGTATATCCGCAGCGTGTGGCCAAGGCCGCCCTGGCGGCGATCGCGTGCGCAGTGCTTGCCACGCCGGTATTTGCGCAGAAACGGCCCCAGCCGCAACCCCAATCGCAGTCGCCCGCCATCCCGGGCAACCCCGACGACGCTTTCGTGGCGCTGCGCGAAGCCGCGCGCAAGAACGACGTGGCGCGCACCGACGCCATCTCGGCCACGCTGGTGGACTACCCGATCTCGTCTTACGTCGAGTACTTCCGCATCAAGCCGCAGATGTTCGACGCCAGCGGCCTGGCCCGCATCGACGCCCCTGACGACCAGGTGCGTGCTTTCCTGCAGCGCTACAAGGGCGAGGCCATTGCCGACCGCATGCGCAATGACTGGCTGCTGGTGCTGGGCAAGAAGCGCGATTGGGCCAATTTCGACGCCGAGTACCCGCAGTTCGTGCTCAAGGACGATACGCAGGTCGAGTGCTACGCGTTGCTGTCGCGTGCGCTCAAGGGCCAGAACGTGGCGGCGGACGCACGCGCGGCGCTGAGCGATCCGCGCTACTACGGCGAAGGCTGTGTCGACCTGATCGGCTACCTGGCCCAAAGCAGGCAGATCGAGCCGAGCGACGTGGCCTTCCAGGCACGCCAGGCGCTGGAGCAGAACTATGTGACGCTGGCCGGGCGCATCGCCGCCGCCGCGCCGGACGCGCGCGGCGACAGCAACACGCTCGCCACCGTGGTCAAGATGGCGCGCAGCGATCCCTCCCAGGCCGCGGCCTACCTGAGCGCCAACGCCGGCAGCCTGTCGCGCGACGAGCAGGGCGCCGGCTGGGGCGTGGTCGGCCAGTACGCCGCCAAGAAACTTGCACCCGAGGCGGCCGGCTACTACCGCCGGCAGATGGACCTGGGCGGCAACCAGTGGCTGTCCGACGAAACGCAGGAGTGGCGCGTGCGCGCCGCGCTGCGCCAGGGCGACTGGAAGCAGGTGCGCCAGGCCGTGGAGCTGATGCGCCCCGAGCTGCGCGCCAAGGACCCGGCCTGGACGTACTGGTACGGGCGCGCGCTCAAGGCTGACAACCGCGGCGCCGAGGCCGAGAAGCAGTTCCAGTCGATCGCCGGCCAGTTCAACTTCTATGGCCAGCTGGCCAGCGAGGAACTGGGCAACCGCATCGTGCTGCCGGCACGCACGCAGGTCAGCGATGCCGAGGTCAATGCCATGCGCACCCGCCCGGGCTTCCTGCGCGCGCAGAAGTTCTACGACCTGAGCCTGCGCTTCGAAGGCAATCGCGAATGGAACTGGGAACTGCGCGGCATGACCGACCGCCAGCTGCTGGCCGCCGCCGACTACGCCCGCCGCATCGAGTTGCTGGACCGCGCCGTGAACACCGCGGACCGCACCCAGGCCGAGCATGACTTCTCGCTGCGCTTCCTGATGCCGTATCGCGACATCATGCAGCGCGCCACCGATGACGTGGGCCTGGATATGGCATGGGCCTATGGGCTGGTGCGCCAGGAGTCGCGCTTCATCATGAATGCGCGCTCGTCCGCCGGCGCTCATGGCCTGATGCAAGTGATGCCGGCGACTGCCAAGTGGGTTGCGCGCAAGATCGGCATGACGGACTTCTCACCCGCGATGATGAGCGATCCCAGTATCAATATCCAGCTCGGCACCAACTATATGAGTATGGTGCTGACTGACCTGGACAGCTCCTGGACGCTGGCTTCGGCCGCCTACAACGCCGGCCCGGGCCGTCCCAAGAACTGGCGCTCCAGCTTGCCGCGCCAGGTTGAGGGCGCGATCTTCGCCGAGACCATTCCGTTCTCGGAGACCCGGACCTACGTGAAGAATGTGCTGTCGAACGCCACGTACTATGCTGCATTGATGAGCGGCCGGCCGCAGTCGCTCAAGGATCGCCTGGGCGTGGTGTCGCCGTCGCAGATCACCACGACCAGCCTGCCTTGA
- a CDS encoding complex I NDUFA9 subunit family protein: MQTSNVLVIGGAGFVGSHLVARLAGVATASATLLEPGTVVEPPLDPERIVVATRDAEHAQHLLLLPRVEVIELDVRNDAALDAAIGTLGTDGIVVNLIGILHGERAEPYGAAFAAAHVDLTRRIVESCHRTGVRRLLHMSALGADSTGPSMYLRSKGDGERVVRESALDWTIFRPSVIFGPDDHFLNLFAHMQQLAPVVPLACAHARFQPVYVQDVTQAMVNAMATRDTIGRAYDLAGPQVYTLEELVRFAGRASGHPRPVLHLPDALARVQAAILEHMPGAPVMSRDNLDSMRLDNVMRGPIAPELGLGQPVGLEVVMTDVLAGRGHESQMLGLRRSGYR; the protein is encoded by the coding sequence ATGCAGACCAGCAATGTCCTAGTGATCGGAGGGGCCGGCTTTGTCGGCAGCCACCTGGTAGCCCGCCTGGCAGGTGTTGCCACCGCGTCGGCCACGCTGCTGGAGCCGGGCACCGTCGTGGAGCCGCCTCTGGACCCCGAGCGCATCGTGGTTGCTACCCGCGACGCCGAGCATGCGCAGCACCTGCTGCTGCTGCCGCGCGTCGAGGTGATCGAGCTGGACGTGAGGAACGATGCCGCGCTCGACGCCGCCATTGGCACGCTGGGCACCGACGGCATCGTGGTGAACCTGATCGGCATTCTCCATGGCGAACGCGCCGAGCCCTACGGCGCGGCCTTTGCCGCCGCCCATGTGGACCTCACGCGGCGCATTGTCGAGTCTTGCCACCGTACCGGCGTGCGCAGGCTGTTGCACATGAGCGCGCTGGGCGCCGACAGCACCGGCCCGTCGATGTACCTGCGCAGCAAGGGCGACGGCGAGCGCGTGGTGCGCGAGAGCGCCCTGGACTGGACCATCTTCCGTCCGTCCGTGATCTTCGGCCCCGACGACCATTTCCTCAATCTGTTCGCCCACATGCAGCAACTGGCGCCCGTGGTGCCGCTCGCCTGCGCGCATGCCAGGTTCCAGCCGGTGTACGTGCAGGACGTGACGCAGGCCATGGTCAACGCCATGGCGACGCGGGACACCATCGGCCGCGCCTACGACCTGGCGGGGCCGCAGGTCTATACGCTGGAGGAACTGGTGCGTTTTGCGGGCCGCGCCAGCGGCCACCCGCGCCCGGTCCTTCACCTGCCCGACGCCCTGGCCCGCGTGCAGGCAGCCATCCTCGAACACATGCCGGGCGCGCCGGTGATGTCGCGCGACAACCTGGACTCCATGCGGCTCGACAATGTCATGCGGGGGCCGATCGCGCCCGAGCTTGGGCTGGGCCAGCCGGTGGGGCTGGAGGTGGTGATGACCGATGTGCTGGCGGGTCGCGGGCACGAGAGCCAAATGCTGGGACTGCGGCGCAGCGGGTATCGTTGA
- a CDS encoding glutathione S-transferase family protein, which yields MKLVIGNKNYSSWSLRPWLLMRQADIAFEEVKVRLFVAGFEQAIAKHSPTGKVPVLVDGDTSVWDSLSIAEYLAESFPEKQLWPADRAERAHARSICAEMHSGFGNLRSQLPMNVTAVLPGMGWNVAVQRDVDRVAAIWSDLRARHAATGPFLFGAFTIADAFFAPVVSRFATYGIHLPEAAKQYADFILALPAMQAWIADAREERDFLASDEPYRLTPDRADAIVINH from the coding sequence ATGAAGCTTGTCATCGGCAACAAGAATTACTCTTCCTGGTCGCTGCGCCCCTGGCTGCTGATGCGGCAGGCTGACATTGCGTTCGAGGAGGTCAAGGTGCGCTTGTTCGTGGCCGGGTTTGAGCAAGCGATTGCGAAGCACTCGCCCACCGGCAAGGTACCGGTGCTGGTCGATGGCGATACCTCCGTGTGGGACTCGCTGTCGATTGCCGAATACCTGGCCGAGTCCTTTCCCGAGAAGCAGCTCTGGCCGGCCGACCGTGCCGAGCGTGCGCACGCGCGCTCGATCTGCGCGGAGATGCACTCGGGCTTTGGCAACCTGCGCAGCCAGTTGCCGATGAACGTCACCGCGGTGCTGCCCGGCATGGGCTGGAACGTAGCGGTGCAGCGCGATGTGGACCGCGTCGCCGCGATCTGGTCTGACCTGCGCGCGCGCCATGCGGCCACCGGCCCGTTCCTGTTCGGCGCGTTCACCATTGCCGACGCATTTTTCGCGCCGGTGGTCAGCCGCTTTGCCACGTATGGCATTCACCTGCCAGAGGCCGCCAAGCAATATGCGGACTTTATCCTGGCGCTGCCGGCCATGCAGGCGTGGATCGCCGACGCCCGTGAAGAGCGCGATTTCCTCGCCTCCGACGAGCCCTACCGCCTCACCCCCGATCGCGCCGACGCGATCGTGATCAACCATTGA
- a CDS encoding multifunctional CCA addition/repair protein produces MQVYAVGGAIRDALLGLSSQDRDYVVVGATPAEMEAQGYKPVGKDFPVFLHPRTREEYALARTERKTAAGYKGFSFYCAPDVTLEDDLVRRDLTINAMARAVDDDGALAGPVIDPYGGQRDLRARLFRHVSDAFAEDPVRILRVARFAARFHDFAVAPETRVLMRRMVEAGEVDALVAERVWQELARGLMEARPSRMFEVLRECGALARLLPELDRLWGVPQRADYHPEVDTGVHVMMVVDTAAAMGASLPVRFAALMHDLGKGTTPEDVLPRHIGHEQRSVALLEAVCKRLRVPTDCRDLAVVVAREHGNIHRSEAFGAAALTRLLERCDALRKPARFAQALQACEADARGRLGFEDREYPQTARLMMALEAAASVDAGAVARECAGDPGLIKDRVHVARVAAVAVKVGG; encoded by the coding sequence ATGCAGGTGTATGCCGTAGGCGGCGCCATTCGCGACGCCCTGCTCGGCTTGTCGAGCCAGGACCGCGACTACGTGGTGGTGGGCGCAACCCCGGCCGAGATGGAAGCCCAGGGCTATAAGCCGGTAGGCAAGGATTTCCCCGTTTTCCTCCATCCCCGGACCCGGGAGGAATACGCGCTGGCCCGCACCGAGCGCAAGACCGCGGCAGGATACAAGGGCTTTTCGTTCTATTGCGCGCCGGACGTGACGCTGGAAGACGACCTGGTGCGGCGCGACCTCACCATCAACGCCATGGCGCGGGCGGTGGACGATGACGGCGCGCTCGCGGGCCCCGTGATCGATCCCTACGGCGGGCAGCGCGACCTTCGCGCACGGCTGTTTCGCCATGTGTCGGACGCCTTCGCCGAAGACCCGGTGCGGATCCTGCGCGTGGCGCGCTTCGCCGCGCGTTTCCATGATTTCGCGGTAGCCCCCGAGACGCGGGTGCTGATGCGCCGCATGGTGGAAGCCGGCGAGGTCGACGCGCTGGTGGCCGAACGCGTCTGGCAGGAACTCGCGCGCGGCCTGATGGAGGCACGGCCTTCGCGCATGTTCGAGGTGCTGCGCGAATGCGGGGCGCTGGCGCGGCTGCTGCCCGAGCTGGACCGGCTATGGGGCGTGCCGCAGCGGGCCGACTACCACCCGGAGGTGGATACCGGCGTGCACGTGATGATGGTCGTGGATACCGCCGCCGCGATGGGCGCCTCGCTGCCGGTGCGCTTTGCCGCGCTGATGCACGACCTGGGCAAGGGCACCACGCCCGAGGATGTGCTGCCGCGTCATATCGGGCACGAGCAGCGCAGCGTGGCATTGCTTGAGGCGGTTTGCAAGCGGTTGCGCGTGCCGACTGACTGCCGTGACCTGGCTGTGGTGGTGGCGCGCGAGCATGGCAATATCCATCGCTCCGAGGCGTTTGGCGCCGCCGCGCTGACGCGTTTGCTGGAGCGGTGCGATGCATTGCGCAAGCCGGCGCGGTTTGCGCAAGCGCTGCAGGCATGCGAGGCGGATGCGCGGGGACGGCTTGGGTTTGAGGACCGGGAGTATCCGCAGACGGCGCGGTTGATGATGGCGCTGGAGGCAGCGGCTTCGGTGGACGCCGGGGCCGTGGCGCGGGAGTGTGCTGGGGATCCTGGGTTGATCAAGGATCGGGTGCATGTGGCGAGGGTGGCGGCAGTGGCGGTTAAGGTTGGGGGGTAG